In one window of Posidoniimonas corsicana DNA:
- a CDS encoding tRNA adenylyltransferase, producing the protein MRNSKLRRQIAWEAARLMYDRQESEYYRAKMKAARQLCRGWVKPADLPSNAEIRDQIQSFARMLEGESRSQNLQAMRLAALRMMRLLAPWRPRLIGSVLTGHTREGSDIDLHVFADNVESVAHLLEQEGLAYTVEKKLVRKQGEERVFTHVHVRSGFDFELTIYATDKAHYVFKSSITGKAIERASINQLEQFLHCEYPGLDIDAALAAAEHQVDPYQLYESLLLPLENVKQDPRYHPEGDALYHSLQVFDHARDEHAYDEEFLAAALLHDVGKAIDPYDHVGAGLEALDGFITERTAWLIEHHMLCHKLVDGTLGARAKRRLRDSEHYHDLVLLGECDRAGRQPGAEAPELDEAIDYLRELESMFG; encoded by the coding sequence ATGCGTAATTCGAAACTGCGGCGCCAGATCGCCTGGGAAGCCGCGCGGCTGATGTACGACCGGCAGGAGTCGGAGTACTACCGGGCCAAGATGAAGGCCGCCCGCCAACTCTGCCGCGGGTGGGTGAAACCGGCCGACCTGCCCAGCAACGCCGAGATCCGCGACCAGATCCAGTCGTTCGCCCGGATGCTCGAGGGCGAGTCGCGCAGCCAGAACCTGCAGGCGATGCGGCTGGCGGCGCTGCGGATGATGCGGCTGCTGGCGCCGTGGCGGCCGCGGCTGATCGGCAGCGTTTTGACCGGCCATACCCGCGAGGGGTCGGACATCGACCTGCACGTGTTCGCGGACAACGTCGAGTCGGTCGCCCACCTGCTGGAGCAGGAGGGGCTGGCCTACACGGTCGAGAAGAAGCTGGTCCGCAAGCAGGGCGAGGAGCGGGTGTTCACGCACGTGCACGTCCGCAGCGGGTTCGACTTCGAGCTGACGATCTACGCCACGGACAAGGCGCACTACGTGTTCAAGAGCTCGATCACCGGCAAGGCGATCGAGCGGGCCAGCATCAACCAGCTAGAGCAGTTCCTCCACTGCGAGTACCCCGGCCTGGACATCGACGCGGCGCTCGCCGCCGCCGAGCACCAGGTCGACCCCTACCAGCTGTACGAGTCGCTGCTGCTGCCGCTGGAGAACGTCAAGCAGGACCCCCGCTACCACCCGGAGGGCGACGCGCTCTACCACAGCCTGCAGGTGTTCGACCACGCGCGGGACGAGCACGCCTACGACGAGGAGTTCCTGGCGGCCGCGCTGCTGCACGACGTCGGCAAGGCGATCGACCCGTACGACCACGTGGGCGCCGGGCTCGAGGCGCTCGACGGCTTCATCACCGAGCGTACCGCGTGGCTGATCGAGCACCACATGCTGTGCCACAAGCTGGTCGACGGCACGCTGGGCGCCCGGGCGAAGCGGCGGCTCCGCGACAGCGAGCACTACCACGACCTGGTGCTGCTGGGCGAGTGTGACCGCGCCGGGCGGCAGCCGGGCGCCGAGGCGCCTGAGCTGGACGAGGCGATCGACTACCTGCGGGAGCTGGAGTCGATGTTCGGTTGA
- a CDS encoding DUF1571 domain-containing protein — MTPAARLALAVTLAALPLAPATAQQLTQPVYRVPDQQAAAPVQLAQAPAPAAAASTPMVDPRVTPVSMPAGATRPEGLEESPFDIYELPGEHPLMPCIRLAEQGLSEINANVRGYSATLTKKERIDGKVTPAQQVALKVRHEPFSVYVKFVQPFAGREVLYNSAANKNKLIALEGSGWKRKIGKVHLPVDGRLAMDGQRYPITMTGMKYLTEELLRIAREDVKYGECETKYAVVPVDGRPCTMIRVEHPVPRRNFRFYIARIFVDHELRIPTGYDAYSWPLKPGDGPQLEESYFHTNVVLNPGLTDADFDENNPALFQ, encoded by the coding sequence ATGACCCCCGCCGCCCGATTGGCGCTGGCCGTGACGCTCGCCGCGTTGCCGCTGGCGCCCGCCACCGCCCAGCAGCTCACCCAGCCCGTGTACCGCGTGCCCGACCAGCAGGCCGCCGCGCCGGTGCAGCTGGCCCAGGCCCCGGCGCCCGCCGCCGCGGCCTCCACGCCGATGGTGGACCCGCGGGTCACGCCGGTCTCGATGCCGGCCGGCGCAACGCGGCCCGAGGGGCTGGAAGAGTCGCCGTTCGACATCTACGAGCTGCCGGGCGAGCACCCGCTGATGCCGTGCATCCGGCTGGCCGAGCAGGGGCTGAGTGAGATCAACGCCAACGTCCGCGGCTACTCCGCGACGCTGACCAAGAAGGAGCGGATCGACGGCAAGGTGACCCCGGCGCAGCAGGTCGCGTTGAAGGTGCGTCACGAACCGTTCTCGGTCTACGTGAAGTTCGTGCAGCCGTTCGCCGGGCGGGAGGTTCTGTACAACTCGGCCGCCAACAAGAACAAGCTGATCGCGCTGGAGGGGAGCGGCTGGAAGCGGAAGATCGGCAAGGTGCACCTGCCGGTCGACGGCCGCCTGGCGATGGACGGCCAGCGGTACCCGATCACGATGACCGGCATGAAGTACCTGACCGAGGAGCTGCTGCGGATCGCCCGCGAGGACGTCAAGTACGGCGAGTGCGAGACCAAGTACGCGGTCGTGCCGGTCGACGGCCGGCCCTGCACGATGATCCGCGTCGAGCACCCGGTCCCGCGGCGGAACTTCCGGTTCTACATCGCGCGGATCTTCGTCGACCACGAGCTCCGCATCCCCACCGGCTACGACGCCTACAGCTGGCCGCTCAAGCCGGGCGACGGCCCGCAGCTCGAGGAGAGCTACTTCCACACCAACGTGGTGCTGAACCCTGGCCTGACCGACGCCGACTTCGACGAGAACAACCCGGCGCTGTTCCAGTAA
- a CDS encoding MBL fold metallo-hydrolase, translating to MDSSPIRIEAVVSEFFAENAYILWLQGDTRCVVVDPGFSPELILGLLEREGLTPDAVLLTHGHSDHIAGNQAVKDRWPDCPLIIGHGDAYKLTDPQGNLSANYGIALISPPADQTVREGDSIEFAGIRFSVLETPGHSAGHVVFVYEADGGPQVLGGDVLFQGSIGRTDFPDGSFDALRDSIHQKLFPLPDSTVVYPGHGPVTTIGEEKQSNPFVGRAAGFDL from the coding sequence ATGGATAGCAGCCCGATCCGAATCGAGGCGGTGGTCTCGGAGTTCTTTGCCGAGAACGCCTATATCCTCTGGCTGCAGGGGGACACTCGGTGCGTGGTGGTCGACCCGGGGTTCAGCCCGGAGCTGATCCTGGGGCTGCTCGAGCGGGAAGGCCTCACGCCCGACGCCGTGCTGTTGACCCACGGCCACTCCGACCACATCGCCGGCAACCAAGCCGTCAAGGACCGCTGGCCCGACTGCCCGCTGATCATCGGGCACGGCGACGCGTACAAGCTGACCGATCCGCAGGGCAACCTCTCGGCCAACTACGGCATCGCGCTGATCAGCCCGCCGGCGGACCAGACTGTGCGCGAGGGTGATAGCATCGAGTTTGCGGGGATCCGGTTCAGCGTGCTCGAAACCCCCGGCCACTCGGCGGGGCACGTCGTCTTCGTGTACGAGGCCGACGGCGGCCCCCAGGTCCTGGGCGGCGATGTGTTGTTCCAGGGCAGCATCGGCCGGACCGACTTCCCCGACGGGAGCTTCGACGCGCTCCGCGACTCGATCCACCAAAAACTGTTCCCCCTGCCCGACAGCACGGTGGTCTACCCCGGCCACGGCCCGGTCACCACGATCGGCGAAGAAAAGCAGTCGAACCCCTTCGTCGGCCGCGCGGCCGGCTTTGACCTCTAG
- a CDS encoding DNA-binding response regulator: MHVLLITTDLMISSTLEGAARQAAAELSVAGPANAAARAADAAPSLAIIDLAGASDVPALVAELRAAAPDAKLLAFGPHVHKAKLEQAQQAGCDFVMSRGQLHHSAAAILAELASAEG, from the coding sequence ATGCACGTTCTGCTGATCACCACCGACCTGATGATCTCGTCCACGCTAGAGGGCGCCGCGCGGCAGGCCGCCGCGGAGCTGTCGGTCGCCGGCCCCGCCAACGCCGCCGCCAGAGCAGCGGACGCGGCCCCGAGTCTGGCGATCATCGACCTGGCAGGCGCCAGCGATGTGCCCGCGTTGGTCGCCGAGCTGCGTGCTGCGGCGCCCGACGCCAAGCTGCTGGCCTTCGGCCCCCACGTGCACAAGGCGAAGCTGGAGCAGGCCCAGCAGGCGGGCTGCGATTTCGTGATGAGCCGGGGGCAACTGCACCACTCCGCCGCGGCGATCCTGGCCGAGTTGGCGTCTGCGGAGGGCTAG
- a CDS encoding DNA gyrase inhibitor YacG, with protein sequence MKCPICQNEFKPDESPALPFCSERCKLIDLGRWLGEEYSLPSIPDPEDDEQPPEWNN encoded by the coding sequence ATGAAGTGCCCCATCTGCCAGAACGAGTTCAAGCCCGACGAGTCGCCGGCGCTGCCCTTCTGCAGCGAGCGGTGCAAGCTGATCGACCTCGGGCGGTGGCTGGGCGAGGAGTACTCGCTGCCGTCGATCCCCGACCCGGAAGACGACGAGCAGCCGCCCGAGTGGAACAACTAA
- a CDS encoding FmdB family zinc ribbon protein: protein MPTYDYQCDACDHEFELFQGINDPVKKKCPECGKLKLRRLFGTGAAVVFKGSGFYETDYRSDSYKKAAEKDKKGESSKSDGGKAKGEKAKKSTGDKAKKASKD, encoded by the coding sequence ATGCCCACGTACGATTACCAGTGCGACGCGTGCGACCACGAGTTCGAGCTGTTCCAGGGGATCAACGACCCGGTCAAGAAGAAGTGCCCCGAGTGCGGCAAGCTGAAGCTGCGGCGGCTGTTCGGCACCGGCGCCGCGGTGGTGTTCAAGGGCTCCGGATTCTACGAGACCGACTACCGCAGCGACTCTTACAAGAAGGCCGCCGAGAAGGACAAGAAGGGCGAGTCCTCCAAGAGCGACGGCGGGAAGGCCAAGGGCGAGAAGGCGAAGAAGTCGACCGGCGACAAGGCCAAGAAGGCGTCGAAGGACTAA
- the grpE gene encoding nucleotide exchange factor GrpE — protein MAEKEQPNEEGLDVTVEDIQLDDAGQPAEPTPEDQLAAANDRILRLQAEVQNQISRGARQLQEERKYAALPLARDLLPVLDNVDRAIESAEKEGQTGGLLEGIKLVRQQLVTTLTQHKCEPIEAAGQPFNPDFHEAILQQPSDDAPAGSVVQDVQTGYKMHDRVVRASQVIVSSGPASADA, from the coding sequence ATGGCAGAGAAAGAGCAACCCAACGAAGAGGGCCTGGACGTGACGGTGGAGGACATCCAGCTGGATGACGCCGGGCAGCCCGCTGAGCCCACGCCGGAGGACCAGCTGGCGGCGGCCAACGACCGCATCCTGCGTCTGCAGGCCGAGGTGCAGAACCAGATTTCCCGCGGCGCCCGCCAGCTGCAAGAAGAACGCAAGTACGCCGCGCTGCCGCTGGCCCGCGACCTGCTGCCGGTGCTGGACAACGTGGACCGCGCGATCGAGTCGGCCGAGAAGGAGGGCCAGACCGGTGGTCTGCTAGAGGGGATCAAGCTGGTCCGCCAGCAGCTGGTCACCACGCTCACGCAGCACAAGTGCGAGCCGATCGAGGCGGCCGGCCAGCCGTTCAACCCCGACTTCCACGAGGCGATCCTGCAGCAGCCCTCGGACGACGCGCCGGCCGGCTCGGTCGTCCAGGACGTGCAGACTGGCTACAAGATGCACGACCGCGTCGTGCGGGCGAGCCAGGTGATTGTGTCGTCTGGCCCCGCCTCCGCCGACGCGTAG
- the dnaJ gene encoding molecular chaperone DnaJ: MATQRCYYEVLGVERTASGEVISSAYRKLAIKYHPDKNPGDDEAVAQFKEAAEAFEVLSDADKRSRYDRFGHAGVNGAGGGGGGHFHDVEDIFSAFGDIFGDMFGGQRGGRGRARPGRDVRCDVTLTLHEAAEGCEKEVEFQRHEACENCSGSGAAPGSSREQCGYCGGAGRVIQSAGIIRMQTTCPACHGEGSTVGRPCTDCRGAGQKLRRVVTKVKIPAGVDDGMRVRISGEGEPSPGGGPRGDCYCFVSVLQHPLFEREGQHLVCRVPISYTQAALGSTIEIPTLHGKTEFEVPAGTQSGEVFRMAGEGMPDPRRRGLGDLLVQVTIEVPKKLSKEEKQKLRELAQLEHKNVAPERKTFFGQLKEYFTHEQEPAEVED; the protein is encoded by the coding sequence ATGGCCACCCAACGCTGCTACTACGAAGTGCTTGGCGTCGAACGCACCGCGTCCGGCGAGGTGATCTCCAGCGCCTACCGCAAGCTCGCCATCAAGTACCACCCGGACAAGAACCCGGGCGACGATGAGGCGGTCGCCCAGTTCAAGGAGGCGGCCGAGGCGTTCGAGGTGCTGTCGGACGCCGACAAGCGTTCCCGCTACGACCGCTTCGGCCACGCCGGGGTGAACGGCGCGGGGGGCGGCGGCGGGGGCCACTTCCACGACGTCGAGGACATCTTCTCGGCCTTCGGCGACATCTTCGGCGACATGTTTGGCGGGCAGCGTGGCGGCCGTGGCCGCGCCCGGCCGGGCCGCGACGTGCGGTGCGACGTTACGCTCACGCTGCACGAGGCCGCCGAGGGGTGCGAGAAGGAGGTCGAGTTCCAACGCCACGAGGCGTGCGAGAACTGCAGCGGCTCCGGCGCCGCGCCGGGCAGCTCACGCGAGCAGTGCGGCTACTGCGGCGGCGCCGGCAGGGTGATCCAGTCGGCCGGCATCATCCGCATGCAGACCACCTGCCCCGCCTGCCACGGCGAGGGCTCGACGGTCGGCCGCCCGTGCACCGACTGCCGCGGCGCCGGCCAGAAGCTCCGCCGGGTCGTGACCAAGGTGAAGATCCCCGCCGGCGTCGACGACGGCATGCGGGTGCGGATCTCGGGCGAGGGCGAGCCGAGCCCCGGCGGCGGCCCCCGCGGCGACTGCTACTGCTTCGTCTCGGTGCTGCAGCACCCGCTCTTCGAGCGGGAGGGGCAGCACCTGGTCTGCCGCGTGCCGATCAGCTACACGCAGGCCGCGCTGGGCAGCACGATCGAGATCCCGACCCTGCACGGCAAGACCGAGTTCGAGGTGCCCGCCGGCACCCAGTCCGGCGAGGTGTTCCGGATGGCGGGCGAGGGCATGCCCGATCCCCGGCGGCGAGGCTTGGGGGACCTGCTCGTGCAGGTTACGATCGAGGTCCCCAAGAAGCTGTCGAAGGAAGAGAAGCAGAAGCTCCGCGAGCTCGCGCAGCTGGAACACAAGAACGTGGCGCCCGAGCGTAAGACCTTCTTCGGTCAGCTGAAGGAATACTTCACGCACGAGCAGGAGCCCGCCGAGGTGGAGGACTGA
- the groL gene encoding chaperonin GroEL (60 kDa chaperone family; promotes refolding of misfolded polypeptides especially under stressful conditions; forms two stacked rings of heptamers to form a barrel-shaped 14mer; ends can be capped by GroES; misfolded proteins enter the barrel where they are refolded when GroES binds), protein MAKQLMFDDAARAKMLAGVDKLADAVAVTMGPTGRNVIINKSFGGPSVTKDGVTVSKEVELEDPFENMGAKLVHEVADKTSSLAGDGTTTATVLARAILREGTRNIVAGSNPMAVRRGIEKAVAAAVEFLNDFSKPVKDKEEIAQVGAISANNDRVIGDLLADAMEKVGKDGVITVEEGKTTETTLELVEGMQFDKGYLSPYFVNETASMECVLDDAYILLFEKKISNLRDLLPVLEQVSQKGKPLMIISEDVEGEALAALVVNKLRGVLNVCAVKAPGFGDRRKAMLGDIATLTGGTLVSEDLGLKLESVTLEQLGRAKKISVSKDATTIVQGAGAASDVQKRIDQIRKSIESTSSDYDREKLQERLAKLTGGVAIVSVGASSEADMKQKKARVEDALHATRAAVEEGILPGGGVALLRCREAVEAARSSAKGDEKIGVEIILGVLDAPVKQIANNGGLPGSVVADEISQKGKNFGYDANKGEYVDMVKAGIIDPAKVVKTALSNAASIAGLMLTTEALVTNFDSKDDDKKAVIGSLH, encoded by the coding sequence ATGGCTAAACAACTCATGTTCGACGACGCCGCCCGCGCCAAGATGCTGGCCGGCGTCGACAAGCTGGCCGACGCGGTCGCGGTCACGATGGGCCCGACCGGCCGGAACGTCATTATCAACAAGTCCTTCGGCGGCCCCTCGGTCACCAAGGACGGCGTCACCGTGAGCAAGGAAGTCGAGCTCGAAGACCCGTTCGAGAACATGGGCGCCAAGCTCGTGCACGAGGTCGCCGACAAGACCTCCTCGCTCGCCGGCGACGGCACCACCACCGCCACCGTGCTGGCCCGCGCCATCCTCCGCGAGGGCACCCGCAACATCGTGGCGGGCAGCAACCCGATGGCGGTGCGGCGGGGCATCGAGAAGGCGGTCGCCGCGGCGGTCGAGTTCCTCAACGACTTCTCCAAGCCCGTTAAGGACAAAGAAGAGATCGCCCAGGTCGGCGCCATCAGCGCCAACAACGACCGCGTGATCGGCGACCTCCTGGCCGACGCCATGGAGAAGGTTGGCAAGGACGGCGTCATCACCGTCGAAGAGGGCAAGACCACCGAGACCACGCTCGAGCTGGTCGAGGGCATGCAGTTCGACAAGGGTTACCTGTCGCCCTACTTCGTCAACGAGACCGCCAGCATGGAGTGCGTCCTGGACGACGCCTACATCCTGCTGTTCGAGAAGAAGATCAGCAACCTCCGCGACCTCCTGCCGGTCCTGGAGCAGGTGAGCCAGAAGGGCAAGCCGCTGATGATCATCTCCGAGGACGTCGAGGGCGAGGCCCTGGCGGCCCTGGTGGTCAACAAGCTCCGCGGCGTTCTGAACGTCTGCGCCGTGAAGGCCCCCGGCTTCGGCGACCGCCGCAAGGCCATGCTGGGCGACATCGCCACGCTGACCGGCGGCACGCTGGTGAGCGAGGACCTGGGCCTGAAGCTGGAGAGCGTCACGCTCGAACAGCTGGGCCGCGCCAAGAAGATCAGCGTCTCGAAGGACGCCACGACCATCGTGCAGGGCGCCGGCGCCGCGTCCGACGTGCAGAAGCGGATCGACCAGATCCGCAAGAGCATCGAGTCGACCAGCAGCGACTACGACCGCGAGAAGCTGCAGGAGCGGCTGGCCAAGCTGACCGGCGGCGTCGCGATCGTGTCGGTGGGCGCCTCGAGCGAGGCCGACATGAAGCAGAAGAAGGCCCGCGTCGAGGACGCGCTGCACGCCACCCGCGCGGCGGTCGAAGAGGGCATCCTGCCCGGCGGCGGCGTCGCCCTGCTGCGTTGCCGCGAGGCGGTCGAGGCCGCCAGGAGCTCGGCCAAGGGCGACGAGAAGATCGGCGTCGAGATCATCCTCGGCGTGCTGGACGCCCCGGTCAAGCAGATCGCCAACAACGGCGGCCTGCCCGGCAGCGTGGTGGCCGACGAGATCAGCCAGAAGGGCAAGAACTTCGGCTACGACGCCAACAAGGGCGAGTACGTCGACATGGTCAAGGCCGGCATCATCGACCCCGCCAAGGTGGTCAAGACGGCCCTGTCCAACGCGGCCAGCATCGCCGGGCTGATGCTCACCACCGAGGCCCTGGTCACGAACTTCGACTCGAAGGACGACGACAAGAAGGCCGTGATCGGCAGCCTGCACTAG
- the groES gene encoding co-chaperone GroES yields the protein MAKSLNLRPLDDRVVVHPVDAEEMTAGGIVLPDAAREKPQRGKVVAVGVGKLLDSGARGELSVKIGDEVIYGKYGGSEVEVDGVEYKILRESDILAKVAV from the coding sequence ATGGCGAAGTCCCTTAACCTGCGTCCGCTCGATGACCGCGTTGTTGTTCACCCCGTCGACGCCGAAGAGATGACCGCCGGCGGCATCGTGCTGCCGGACGCGGCCCGCGAGAAGCCCCAACGCGGCAAGGTCGTGGCGGTCGGCGTCGGCAAGCTGCTGGACAGCGGCGCCCGCGGCGAGCTGTCCGTCAAGATCGGCGACGAGGTCATCTACGGCAAGTACGGCGGCTCCGAGGTGGAGGTCGATGGCGTGGAGTACAAGATCCTCCGCGAGAGCGACATCCTGGCGAAGGTCGCTGTCTAG
- the groL gene encoding chaperonin GroEL (60 kDa chaperone family; promotes refolding of misfolded polypeptides especially under stressful conditions; forms two stacked rings of heptamers to form a barrel-shaped 14mer; ends can be capped by GroES; misfolded proteins enter the barrel where they are refolded when GroES binds) has product MAKQMVFEDDARRALAAGVEKLAKAVRSTLGPRGRNAVLDKGWGSPKVTKDGVTVAEDIDLDDPYENLGAQLVKEAASKTNDVAGDGTTSATVLAEGIFREGLKMIAAGADAMALSRGIHKAVAAVGDAVAKMADPVDVKDKKSLQHIASIAGNNDAEIGKILADAFTRVGKDGVITVEEGRGSETTVETVEGMQFDRGYLSPHFVTNEDDMEAVLENCLVLIHEEKISNAKSLVPVLEAVSKAGKPLLIIAEDVDGEALATLVVNKMRGIVNVCAVKAPGYGDRRKAMLGDIATLTGGTAIFKDLGIKLDAVQLSDLGKAKKVIISSDNTTVVSGGGTKDAIAGRADQIRKEIENTDSDYDREKLQERLAKLAGGVAQIKVGAATESEMKEKKALFDDSRAATQAALEEGIVPGGGVALLRSEKAIDKLDLSGDEALGAKIVKNVLEYPLRYIAENAGVDGAVVVNRVRQLKGKTEGYNADKDDYCDLVAAGVIDPAKVVKTSLLNGASVAALLLTTDSLVTEIPTEEEEAGGHDHDHGMGGMGGMGGGMPGMGGMGGMGGMPGMM; this is encoded by the coding sequence GTGGCTAAGCAGATGGTTTTCGAGGACGACGCCCGGAGGGCGCTCGCCGCAGGCGTCGAGAAGCTGGCCAAGGCGGTCCGCAGCACGCTGGGGCCGCGGGGCCGCAACGCCGTGCTGGACAAGGGCTGGGGCTCGCCCAAGGTCACCAAGGACGGCGTGACCGTCGCCGAGGACATCGACCTGGACGACCCGTACGAGAACCTGGGCGCCCAGCTCGTTAAGGAAGCCGCCAGCAAGACCAACGACGTCGCCGGCGACGGCACCACCAGCGCCACCGTGCTGGCCGAGGGCATCTTCCGCGAGGGCCTGAAGATGATCGCCGCCGGGGCCGACGCGATGGCGCTGAGCCGCGGCATCCACAAGGCCGTGGCCGCCGTGGGCGACGCGGTCGCCAAGATGGCCGACCCCGTCGACGTGAAGGACAAGAAGAGCCTGCAGCACATCGCCTCGATCGCCGGCAACAACGACGCCGAGATCGGCAAGATCCTGGCGGACGCGTTCACCCGCGTCGGCAAGGACGGCGTGATCACCGTCGAGGAAGGCCGCGGCTCGGAGACCACCGTCGAGACCGTCGAGGGCATGCAGTTTGACCGCGGCTACCTCTCGCCGCACTTCGTGACCAACGAAGACGACATGGAGGCGGTCCTCGAGAACTGCCTGGTGCTGATCCACGAGGAGAAGATCTCCAACGCCAAGAGCCTGGTGCCGGTGCTCGAGGCGGTCTCGAAGGCGGGCAAGCCGCTGCTGATCATCGCCGAGGACGTCGACGGCGAGGCCCTGGCCACGCTGGTCGTGAACAAGATGCGGGGCATCGTCAACGTTTGTGCGGTGAAGGCCCCCGGCTACGGCGACCGTCGCAAGGCCATGCTGGGCGACATCGCCACCCTGACCGGCGGCACCGCCATCTTCAAGGACCTGGGCATCAAGCTCGACGCGGTCCAGCTCTCCGACCTGGGCAAGGCCAAGAAGGTCATCATCTCGAGCGACAACACCACGGTCGTCAGCGGCGGCGGCACCAAGGACGCCATCGCCGGCCGGGCCGATCAGATCCGCAAGGAGATCGAGAACACCGACAGCGACTACGACCGCGAGAAGCTGCAGGAGCGGCTCGCTAAGCTCGCCGGCGGCGTGGCCCAGATCAAGGTGGGCGCTGCGACCGAGAGCGAGATGAAGGAGAAGAAGGCGCTGTTCGACGACTCCCGCGCCGCCACGCAGGCCGCGCTGGAAGAGGGCATCGTGCCGGGCGGCGGCGTCGCGCTGCTCCGCTCGGAGAAGGCCATCGACAAGCTCGACCTCTCCGGCGACGAGGCGCTCGGCGCCAAGATCGTCAAGAACGTGCTGGAGTACCCCCTCCGCTACATCGCCGAGAACGCCGGCGTTGACGGCGCCGTGGTCGTGAACCGCGTCCGCCAGCTCAAGGGCAAGACCGAGGGCTACAACGCCGACAAGGACGACTACTGCGACCTGGTCGCCGCGGGCGTGATCGACCCCGCCAAGGTGGTCAAGACCTCGCTGCTCAACGGCGCGAGCGTGGCGGCCCTGCTGCTGACGACCGACTCGCTTGTCACCGAGATCCCGACGGAAGAGGAAGAGGCCGGCGGCCACGACCACGACCACGGGATGGGCGGCATGGGAGGCATGGGCGGCGGCATGCCCGGAATGGGTGGCATGGGCGGAATGGGCGGCATGCCCGGCATGATGTAG